The following coding sequences lie in one Rutidosis leptorrhynchoides isolate AG116_Rl617_1_P2 chromosome 4, CSIRO_AGI_Rlap_v1, whole genome shotgun sequence genomic window:
- the LOC139844042 gene encoding uncharacterized protein isoform X4, whose product MFIHLVENELFDNNMTEQNPVSATPSIHSSLSHEFVQIKMPPTPPTPPRFPKKVNFNVASSHETCLSRSKSSKKNLIPKVGFKNRNTISDAAVVTAASGSVPQEKSCIARSWSLTKMFTPLVKMTPSFPFTPTGHSGPQSGLTRAGGSLNLQTKVHEHIPRSQSVPILNEDMHITRTEYSFFRVIPAIPKVKELDSMTPTPIPTDDEANGDDIAEEEAVCRICLIELNEGGETLKMECSCKGELALAHKECAIKWFSIKGNKTCDVCHQDVENLPVTLLRVQSSVRNRVASVIAGHDHHIEVNGYSDIYRVWQEMPILVIVSMIAYFCFLEQLLVKRMGTGSIALSLPFSCILGLLSSMTSSAMVSRRFAWLYASVQFVFVVLFAHIFYSLVGVHSVLSIILATFAGCGVAICGKCIVVELVRLRRWYNRRRSNLQRDNPTAEIVPPSPTLSSESTPPPTLPSPPPPPPSYIASPDVIINLDHPQYRAVSPPHTLLPPTPPPFSSQRRINIDTYKSI is encoded by the exons ATGTTCATCCATCTT GTCGAAAACGAACTATTTGACAACAATATGACTGAGCAAAACCCTGTTTCTGCTACACCATCAATACACTCTTCTTTATCTCATGAATTTGTACAAATAAAAATGCCTCCAACACCCCCAACACCGCCTCGATTTCCCAAAAAAGTGAACTTCAACGTCGCAtcatcacatgaaacttgtttatcACGAAGTAAATCGTCAAAGAAAAATCTTATACCAAAAGTAGGTTTTAAAAATAGGAACACTATTTCAGATGCAGCGGTAGTTACAGCAGCCTCGGGTTCTGTACCACAAGAGAAATCGTGTATTGCTAGATCATGGTCACTTACAAAAATGTTTACACCTCTTGTGAAAATGACACCGTCTTTTCCTTTTACGCCAACTGGACATTCGGGCCCACAGTCAGGGTTAACAAGAGCTGGCGGTTCGCTTAATTTGCAG ACTAAAGTCCATGAGCATATACCTCGATCTCAATCTGTCCCGATTCTGAACGAAGACATGCATATCACGAGAACGGAATATTCTTTTTTCCGAGTGATCCCCGCAATTCCAAAAGTGAAAGAACTCGATTCAATGACTCCAACCCCTATTCCAACTGATGATGAAG CTAATGGTGATGATATAGCCGAAGAAGAGGCTGTTTGTAGAATATGTTTAATTGAATTAAATGAAGGTGGAGAAACACTGAAGATGGAATGCAGTTGCAAAGGGGAACTCGCTTTAGCACATAAAGAATGTGCTATAAAATGGTTTAGCATAAAAGGTAACAAAACATGTGATGTGTGCCATCAAGATGTCGAAAATCTACCCGTTACACTTTTAAGGGTCCAAAGTAGCGTTAGAAACCGAGTTGCTAGTGTGATTGCAGGCCATGATCATCACATTGAAGTTAATGGATACAG TGATATCTACAGGGTGTGGCAAGAAATGCCGATTCTTGTTATTGTTAGCATGATTGCATACTTTTGCTTTCTTGAGCAGCTTCTG GTTAAGAGGATGGGTACAGGTTCAATCGCTTTATCGTTACCATTTTCTTGCATATTAGGCCTTCTATCATCCATGACCTCTTCCGCAATGG TGAGTCGAAGATTTGCATGGTTATATGCATCTGTTCAGTTCGTGTTTGTGGTACTTTTCGCACATATATTTTACTCTCTG GTTGGAGTTCATTCTGTTTTATCGATTATTCTTGCAACTTTTGCGGGTTGTGGGGTGGCAATATGTGGAAAGTGCATCGTTGTGGAGTTAGTGAGGTTAAGAAGATGGTATAATCGTCGCAGATCAAATCTACAACGCGATAATCCAACCGCTGAAATCGTACCACCGTCACCAACATTGTCGTCTGAAAGTACTCCACCGCCAACGCTACCATCACCGCCGCCACCACCACCATCTTATATAGCTTCTCCTGATGTCATTATCAATCTAGACCACCCGCAATACAGAGCCGTATCACCGCCACACACTCTGCTACCGCCAACACCACCACCCTTTTCCTCCCAGCGTCGGATTAACATTGATACTTACAAATCGATCTAA
- the LOC139844042 gene encoding uncharacterized protein isoform X2 yields MVMNYKQFKEVENELFDNNMTEQNPVSATPSIHSSLSHEFVQIKMPPTPPTPPRFPKKVNFNVASSHETCLSRSKSSKKNLIPKVGFKNRNTISDAAVVTAASGSVPQEKSCIARSWSLTKMFTPLVKMTPSFPFTPTGHSGPQSGLTRAGGSLNLQTKVHEHIPRSQSVPILNEDMHITRTEYSFFRVIPAIPKVKELDSMTPTPIPTDDEANGDDIAEEEAVCRICLIELNEGGETLKMECSCKGELALAHKECAIKWFSIKGNKTCDVCHQDVENLPVTLLRVQSSVRNRVASVIAGHDHHIEVNGYSDIYRVWQEMPILVIVSMIAYFCFLEQLLVKRMGTGSIALSLPFSCILGLLSSMTSSAMVSRRFAWLYASVQFVFVVLFAHIFYSLVGVHSVLSIILATFAGCGVAICGKCIVVELVRLRRWYNRRRSNLQRDNPTAEIVPPSPTLSSESTPPPTLPSPPPPPPSYIASPDVIINLDHPQYRAVSPPHTLLPPTPPPFSSQRRINIDTYKSI; encoded by the exons ATGGTTATGAACTACAAGCAGTTTAAAGAG GTCGAAAACGAACTATTTGACAACAATATGACTGAGCAAAACCCTGTTTCTGCTACACCATCAATACACTCTTCTTTATCTCATGAATTTGTACAAATAAAAATGCCTCCAACACCCCCAACACCGCCTCGATTTCCCAAAAAAGTGAACTTCAACGTCGCAtcatcacatgaaacttgtttatcACGAAGTAAATCGTCAAAGAAAAATCTTATACCAAAAGTAGGTTTTAAAAATAGGAACACTATTTCAGATGCAGCGGTAGTTACAGCAGCCTCGGGTTCTGTACCACAAGAGAAATCGTGTATTGCTAGATCATGGTCACTTACAAAAATGTTTACACCTCTTGTGAAAATGACACCGTCTTTTCCTTTTACGCCAACTGGACATTCGGGCCCACAGTCAGGGTTAACAAGAGCTGGCGGTTCGCTTAATTTGCAG ACTAAAGTCCATGAGCATATACCTCGATCTCAATCTGTCCCGATTCTGAACGAAGACATGCATATCACGAGAACGGAATATTCTTTTTTCCGAGTGATCCCCGCAATTCCAAAAGTGAAAGAACTCGATTCAATGACTCCAACCCCTATTCCAACTGATGATGAAG CTAATGGTGATGATATAGCCGAAGAAGAGGCTGTTTGTAGAATATGTTTAATTGAATTAAATGAAGGTGGAGAAACACTGAAGATGGAATGCAGTTGCAAAGGGGAACTCGCTTTAGCACATAAAGAATGTGCTATAAAATGGTTTAGCATAAAAGGTAACAAAACATGTGATGTGTGCCATCAAGATGTCGAAAATCTACCCGTTACACTTTTAAGGGTCCAAAGTAGCGTTAGAAACCGAGTTGCTAGTGTGATTGCAGGCCATGATCATCACATTGAAGTTAATGGATACAG TGATATCTACAGGGTGTGGCAAGAAATGCCGATTCTTGTTATTGTTAGCATGATTGCATACTTTTGCTTTCTTGAGCAGCTTCTG GTTAAGAGGATGGGTACAGGTTCAATCGCTTTATCGTTACCATTTTCTTGCATATTAGGCCTTCTATCATCCATGACCTCTTCCGCAATGG TGAGTCGAAGATTTGCATGGTTATATGCATCTGTTCAGTTCGTGTTTGTGGTACTTTTCGCACATATATTTTACTCTCTG GTTGGAGTTCATTCTGTTTTATCGATTATTCTTGCAACTTTTGCGGGTTGTGGGGTGGCAATATGTGGAAAGTGCATCGTTGTGGAGTTAGTGAGGTTAAGAAGATGGTATAATCGTCGCAGATCAAATCTACAACGCGATAATCCAACCGCTGAAATCGTACCACCGTCACCAACATTGTCGTCTGAAAGTACTCCACCGCCAACGCTACCATCACCGCCGCCACCACCACCATCTTATATAGCTTCTCCTGATGTCATTATCAATCTAGACCACCCGCAATACAGAGCCGTATCACCGCCACACACTCTGCTACCGCCAACACCACCACCCTTTTCCTCCCAGCGTCGGATTAACATTGATACTTACAAATCGATCTAA
- the LOC139844042 gene encoding uncharacterized protein isoform X3 has product MFSNLVVENELFDNNMTEQNPVSATPSIHSSLSHEFVQIKMPPTPPTPPRFPKKVNFNVASSHETCLSRSKSSKKNLIPKVGFKNRNTISDAAVVTAASGSVPQEKSCIARSWSLTKMFTPLVKMTPSFPFTPTGHSGPQSGLTRAGGSLNLQTKVHEHIPRSQSVPILNEDMHITRTEYSFFRVIPAIPKVKELDSMTPTPIPTDDEANGDDIAEEEAVCRICLIELNEGGETLKMECSCKGELALAHKECAIKWFSIKGNKTCDVCHQDVENLPVTLLRVQSSVRNRVASVIAGHDHHIEVNGYSDIYRVWQEMPILVIVSMIAYFCFLEQLLVKRMGTGSIALSLPFSCILGLLSSMTSSAMVSRRFAWLYASVQFVFVVLFAHIFYSLVGVHSVLSIILATFAGCGVAICGKCIVVELVRLRRWYNRRRSNLQRDNPTAEIVPPSPTLSSESTPPPTLPSPPPPPPSYIASPDVIINLDHPQYRAVSPPHTLLPPTPPPFSSQRRINIDTYKSI; this is encoded by the exons ATGTTCTCTAATTTAGTG GTCGAAAACGAACTATTTGACAACAATATGACTGAGCAAAACCCTGTTTCTGCTACACCATCAATACACTCTTCTTTATCTCATGAATTTGTACAAATAAAAATGCCTCCAACACCCCCAACACCGCCTCGATTTCCCAAAAAAGTGAACTTCAACGTCGCAtcatcacatgaaacttgtttatcACGAAGTAAATCGTCAAAGAAAAATCTTATACCAAAAGTAGGTTTTAAAAATAGGAACACTATTTCAGATGCAGCGGTAGTTACAGCAGCCTCGGGTTCTGTACCACAAGAGAAATCGTGTATTGCTAGATCATGGTCACTTACAAAAATGTTTACACCTCTTGTGAAAATGACACCGTCTTTTCCTTTTACGCCAACTGGACATTCGGGCCCACAGTCAGGGTTAACAAGAGCTGGCGGTTCGCTTAATTTGCAG ACTAAAGTCCATGAGCATATACCTCGATCTCAATCTGTCCCGATTCTGAACGAAGACATGCATATCACGAGAACGGAATATTCTTTTTTCCGAGTGATCCCCGCAATTCCAAAAGTGAAAGAACTCGATTCAATGACTCCAACCCCTATTCCAACTGATGATGAAG CTAATGGTGATGATATAGCCGAAGAAGAGGCTGTTTGTAGAATATGTTTAATTGAATTAAATGAAGGTGGAGAAACACTGAAGATGGAATGCAGTTGCAAAGGGGAACTCGCTTTAGCACATAAAGAATGTGCTATAAAATGGTTTAGCATAAAAGGTAACAAAACATGTGATGTGTGCCATCAAGATGTCGAAAATCTACCCGTTACACTTTTAAGGGTCCAAAGTAGCGTTAGAAACCGAGTTGCTAGTGTGATTGCAGGCCATGATCATCACATTGAAGTTAATGGATACAG TGATATCTACAGGGTGTGGCAAGAAATGCCGATTCTTGTTATTGTTAGCATGATTGCATACTTTTGCTTTCTTGAGCAGCTTCTG GTTAAGAGGATGGGTACAGGTTCAATCGCTTTATCGTTACCATTTTCTTGCATATTAGGCCTTCTATCATCCATGACCTCTTCCGCAATGG TGAGTCGAAGATTTGCATGGTTATATGCATCTGTTCAGTTCGTGTTTGTGGTACTTTTCGCACATATATTTTACTCTCTG GTTGGAGTTCATTCTGTTTTATCGATTATTCTTGCAACTTTTGCGGGTTGTGGGGTGGCAATATGTGGAAAGTGCATCGTTGTGGAGTTAGTGAGGTTAAGAAGATGGTATAATCGTCGCAGATCAAATCTACAACGCGATAATCCAACCGCTGAAATCGTACCACCGTCACCAACATTGTCGTCTGAAAGTACTCCACCGCCAACGCTACCATCACCGCCGCCACCACCACCATCTTATATAGCTTCTCCTGATGTCATTATCAATCTAGACCACCCGCAATACAGAGCCGTATCACCGCCACACACTCTGCTACCGCCAACACCACCACCCTTTTCCTCCCAGCGTCGGATTAACATTGATACTTACAAATCGATCTAA
- the LOC139841911 gene encoding uncharacterized protein, with protein sequence MAFSPSAYNFFHPNAKSPNTKEQCNESSCSPLPMAATVQSNLAEESVSKTEKSKSKVGAGGIMGVIFGFVFVVLLTMGAYYVVTNRKSNLRRESTVLHSCPLLSL encoded by the exons ATGGCGTTTTCGCCATCCGCGTACAATTTCTTCCATCCAAACGCAAAATCGCCGAACACTAAAGAACAATGTAACGAATCTAGTTGTTCACCGTTGCCCATGGCTGCTACGGTGCAATCAAACTTAGCAGAAGAAAGCGTATCTAAAACTGAAAAGAGTAAGAGTAAAGTTGGAGCTGGAGGCATTATGGGTGTGATATTTGGTTTCGTATTTGTGGTTCTTTTAACTATGGGCGCTTACTATGTTGTAACAAACCGTAAAAGCAATTTGAGGCGCGAAAGTACAGTCCTACATTCG TGTCCACTTCTTTCGCTATGA
- the LOC139844042 gene encoding uncharacterized protein isoform X5 — MTEQNPVSATPSIHSSLSHEFVQIKMPPTPPTPPRFPKKVNFNVASSHETCLSRSKSSKKNLIPKVGFKNRNTISDAAVVTAASGSVPQEKSCIARSWSLTKMFTPLVKMTPSFPFTPTGHSGPQSGLTRAGGSLNLQTKVHEHIPRSQSVPILNEDMHITRTEYSFFRVIPAIPKVKELDSMTPTPIPTDDEANGDDIAEEEAVCRICLIELNEGGETLKMECSCKGELALAHKECAIKWFSIKGNKTCDVCHQDVENLPVTLLRVQSSVRNRVASVIAGHDHHIEVNGYSDIYRVWQEMPILVIVSMIAYFCFLEQLLVKRMGTGSIALSLPFSCILGLLSSMTSSAMVSRRFAWLYASVQFVFVVLFAHIFYSLVGVHSVLSIILATFAGCGVAICGKCIVVELVRLRRWYNRRRSNLQRDNPTAEIVPPSPTLSSESTPPPTLPSPPPPPPSYIASPDVIINLDHPQYRAVSPPHTLLPPTPPPFSSQRRINIDTYKSI; from the exons ATGACTGAGCAAAACCCTGTTTCTGCTACACCATCAATACACTCTTCTTTATCTCATGAATTTGTACAAATAAAAATGCCTCCAACACCCCCAACACCGCCTCGATTTCCCAAAAAAGTGAACTTCAACGTCGCAtcatcacatgaaacttgtttatcACGAAGTAAATCGTCAAAGAAAAATCTTATACCAAAAGTAGGTTTTAAAAATAGGAACACTATTTCAGATGCAGCGGTAGTTACAGCAGCCTCGGGTTCTGTACCACAAGAGAAATCGTGTATTGCTAGATCATGGTCACTTACAAAAATGTTTACACCTCTTGTGAAAATGACACCGTCTTTTCCTTTTACGCCAACTGGACATTCGGGCCCACAGTCAGGGTTAACAAGAGCTGGCGGTTCGCTTAATTTGCAG ACTAAAGTCCATGAGCATATACCTCGATCTCAATCTGTCCCGATTCTGAACGAAGACATGCATATCACGAGAACGGAATATTCTTTTTTCCGAGTGATCCCCGCAATTCCAAAAGTGAAAGAACTCGATTCAATGACTCCAACCCCTATTCCAACTGATGATGAAG CTAATGGTGATGATATAGCCGAAGAAGAGGCTGTTTGTAGAATATGTTTAATTGAATTAAATGAAGGTGGAGAAACACTGAAGATGGAATGCAGTTGCAAAGGGGAACTCGCTTTAGCACATAAAGAATGTGCTATAAAATGGTTTAGCATAAAAGGTAACAAAACATGTGATGTGTGCCATCAAGATGTCGAAAATCTACCCGTTACACTTTTAAGGGTCCAAAGTAGCGTTAGAAACCGAGTTGCTAGTGTGATTGCAGGCCATGATCATCACATTGAAGTTAATGGATACAG TGATATCTACAGGGTGTGGCAAGAAATGCCGATTCTTGTTATTGTTAGCATGATTGCATACTTTTGCTTTCTTGAGCAGCTTCTG GTTAAGAGGATGGGTACAGGTTCAATCGCTTTATCGTTACCATTTTCTTGCATATTAGGCCTTCTATCATCCATGACCTCTTCCGCAATGG TGAGTCGAAGATTTGCATGGTTATATGCATCTGTTCAGTTCGTGTTTGTGGTACTTTTCGCACATATATTTTACTCTCTG GTTGGAGTTCATTCTGTTTTATCGATTATTCTTGCAACTTTTGCGGGTTGTGGGGTGGCAATATGTGGAAAGTGCATCGTTGTGGAGTTAGTGAGGTTAAGAAGATGGTATAATCGTCGCAGATCAAATCTACAACGCGATAATCCAACCGCTGAAATCGTACCACCGTCACCAACATTGTCGTCTGAAAGTACTCCACCGCCAACGCTACCATCACCGCCGCCACCACCACCATCTTATATAGCTTCTCCTGATGTCATTATCAATCTAGACCACCCGCAATACAGAGCCGTATCACCGCCACACACTCTGCTACCGCCAACACCACCACCCTTTTCCTCCCAGCGTCGGATTAACATTGATACTTACAAATCGATCTAA
- the LOC139844042 gene encoding uncharacterized protein isoform X1, producing the protein MNSQENNIIKSLDEMHNSSSSQPEEITVPIQLVENELFDNNMTEQNPVSATPSIHSSLSHEFVQIKMPPTPPTPPRFPKKVNFNVASSHETCLSRSKSSKKNLIPKVGFKNRNTISDAAVVTAASGSVPQEKSCIARSWSLTKMFTPLVKMTPSFPFTPTGHSGPQSGLTRAGGSLNLQTKVHEHIPRSQSVPILNEDMHITRTEYSFFRVIPAIPKVKELDSMTPTPIPTDDEANGDDIAEEEAVCRICLIELNEGGETLKMECSCKGELALAHKECAIKWFSIKGNKTCDVCHQDVENLPVTLLRVQSSVRNRVASVIAGHDHHIEVNGYSDIYRVWQEMPILVIVSMIAYFCFLEQLLVKRMGTGSIALSLPFSCILGLLSSMTSSAMVSRRFAWLYASVQFVFVVLFAHIFYSLVGVHSVLSIILATFAGCGVAICGKCIVVELVRLRRWYNRRRSNLQRDNPTAEIVPPSPTLSSESTPPPTLPSPPPPPPSYIASPDVIINLDHPQYRAVSPPHTLLPPTPPPFSSQRRINIDTYKSI; encoded by the exons ATGAATTCTCaagaaaataatattattaaatctcTGGATGAAATGCATAATTCAAGTTCTTCTCAACCTGAAGAAATTACAGTTCCTATTCAGTTG GTCGAAAACGAACTATTTGACAACAATATGACTGAGCAAAACCCTGTTTCTGCTACACCATCAATACACTCTTCTTTATCTCATGAATTTGTACAAATAAAAATGCCTCCAACACCCCCAACACCGCCTCGATTTCCCAAAAAAGTGAACTTCAACGTCGCAtcatcacatgaaacttgtttatcACGAAGTAAATCGTCAAAGAAAAATCTTATACCAAAAGTAGGTTTTAAAAATAGGAACACTATTTCAGATGCAGCGGTAGTTACAGCAGCCTCGGGTTCTGTACCACAAGAGAAATCGTGTATTGCTAGATCATGGTCACTTACAAAAATGTTTACACCTCTTGTGAAAATGACACCGTCTTTTCCTTTTACGCCAACTGGACATTCGGGCCCACAGTCAGGGTTAACAAGAGCTGGCGGTTCGCTTAATTTGCAG ACTAAAGTCCATGAGCATATACCTCGATCTCAATCTGTCCCGATTCTGAACGAAGACATGCATATCACGAGAACGGAATATTCTTTTTTCCGAGTGATCCCCGCAATTCCAAAAGTGAAAGAACTCGATTCAATGACTCCAACCCCTATTCCAACTGATGATGAAG CTAATGGTGATGATATAGCCGAAGAAGAGGCTGTTTGTAGAATATGTTTAATTGAATTAAATGAAGGTGGAGAAACACTGAAGATGGAATGCAGTTGCAAAGGGGAACTCGCTTTAGCACATAAAGAATGTGCTATAAAATGGTTTAGCATAAAAGGTAACAAAACATGTGATGTGTGCCATCAAGATGTCGAAAATCTACCCGTTACACTTTTAAGGGTCCAAAGTAGCGTTAGAAACCGAGTTGCTAGTGTGATTGCAGGCCATGATCATCACATTGAAGTTAATGGATACAG TGATATCTACAGGGTGTGGCAAGAAATGCCGATTCTTGTTATTGTTAGCATGATTGCATACTTTTGCTTTCTTGAGCAGCTTCTG GTTAAGAGGATGGGTACAGGTTCAATCGCTTTATCGTTACCATTTTCTTGCATATTAGGCCTTCTATCATCCATGACCTCTTCCGCAATGG TGAGTCGAAGATTTGCATGGTTATATGCATCTGTTCAGTTCGTGTTTGTGGTACTTTTCGCACATATATTTTACTCTCTG GTTGGAGTTCATTCTGTTTTATCGATTATTCTTGCAACTTTTGCGGGTTGTGGGGTGGCAATATGTGGAAAGTGCATCGTTGTGGAGTTAGTGAGGTTAAGAAGATGGTATAATCGTCGCAGATCAAATCTACAACGCGATAATCCAACCGCTGAAATCGTACCACCGTCACCAACATTGTCGTCTGAAAGTACTCCACCGCCAACGCTACCATCACCGCCGCCACCACCACCATCTTATATAGCTTCTCCTGATGTCATTATCAATCTAGACCACCCGCAATACAGAGCCGTATCACCGCCACACACTCTGCTACCGCCAACACCACCACCCTTTTCCTCCCAGCGTCGGATTAACATTGATACTTACAAATCGATCTAA